The following proteins are encoded in a genomic region of Triticum dicoccoides isolate Atlit2015 ecotype Zavitan chromosome 1B, WEW_v2.0, whole genome shotgun sequence:
- the LOC119329041 gene encoding derlin-1-like isoform X1: protein MACAIEPTPTCPNHLHASGHGSGGPSSFPPLEVSPSDYHFILLLRPRPASTRLTTRPERGRDLEDPNPSPLPHATRCLHPQSGRHTTAASIAITGRPVGWARQQGCENYWASMQKTSKSEGKYYNSLPPVSKAYGTLCFFTTVLVQLQILDPGLLYLSYPHVFKSFQIWRLFTSFFFLGKFSINFGIRLLMIARYGVQLEKGSFEKRTADFLWMMIFGAISLLVLSAIPYLETYLLGIPMVSMLLYVWSREYPNSQISMYGLVQLRSFYLPWAMLGLDVIFGSPILPGLLGIMVGHLYYFFTVLYPLASGKNYLKTPMWVHKIVARFRLGVQANSPVRPANTGPTAFRGRGYRLNQ from the exons ATGGCGTGCGCCATAGAGCCTACACCTACGTGTCCGAACCACCTGCATGCGTCCGGTCATGGATCCGGCGGTCCATCTAGCTTCCCCCCTCTGGAAGTCTCGCCAAGCGACTACCACTTTATTCTACTTCTCCGCCCACGCCCAGCGAGCACGAGACTGACGACGAGACCCGAGAGAGGCCGAGACCTGGAAGATCCGAATCCATCGCCGCTCCCCCACGCGACGAGATGTCTTCACCCGCAGA GCGGTAGGCACACAACAGCTGCGAGCATAGCAATCACTGGCCGGCCGGTGGGTTGGGCTAGACAGCAAGGATGTGAGAACTACTGGGCTAGTATGCAGAAAACGTCGAAGAGCGAGGGCAA GTACTACAATTCACTTCCACCAGTAAGCAAGGCATATGGGACATTGTGTTTCTTTACCACAGTGCTGGTTCAGCTCCAGATACTAGACCCAGGCCTTCTTTATTTATCTTATCCCCATGTGTTCAAGAGTTTTCAG ATATGGAGGCTATTTACAAGCTTCTTTTTCCTCGGCAAGTTCTCCATCAACTTTGGTATTCGCCTTCTGATGAT AGCAAGATATGGTGTGCAGTTGGAGAAGGGTTCATTTGAGAAGCGGACAGCAGATTTCTTGTGGATGATGATATTTGGTGCAATCTCGTTACTG GTACTGTCTGCTATTCCCTATCTCGAGACTTATTTGTTGGGTATTCCTATGGTTAGCATGCTTCTTTATGTCTGGAGCCGAGAGTACCCAAACTCTCAGATAAGCATGTATGGCCTCGTCCAATTGAGG TCATTTTATCTACCATGGGCTATGcttggattggatgtgatatttggCTCTCCAATATTGCCTGGCCTTTTGGGCATTATGGTTGGACATCTGTACTACTTCTTTACAGTGTTGTATCCGCTAGCTAGCGGAAAGAACTACCTCAAGACTCCTATGTGGGT ACACAAGATTGTTGCTCGATTCAGGTTGGGCGTGCAGGCAAACTCTCCAGTCCGGCCAGCTAACACAGGCCCTACTGCCTTCAGAGGAAGAGGCTATAGACTCAATCAGTAG
- the LOC119329041 gene encoding derlin-1-like isoform X2 — protein sequence MSSPAEYYNSLPPVSKAYGTLCFFTTVLVQLQILDPGLLYLSYPHVFKSFQIWRLFTSFFFLGKFSINFGIRLLMIARYGVQLEKGSFEKRTADFLWMMIFGAISLLVLSAIPYLETYLLGIPMVSMLLYVWSREYPNSQISMYGLVQLRSFYLPWAMLGLDVIFGSPILPGLLGIMVGHLYYFFTVLYPLASGKNYLKTPMWVHKIVARFRLGVQANSPVRPANTGPTAFRGRGYRLNQ from the exons ATGTCTTCACCCGCAGA GTACTACAATTCACTTCCACCAGTAAGCAAGGCATATGGGACATTGTGTTTCTTTACCACAGTGCTGGTTCAGCTCCAGATACTAGACCCAGGCCTTCTTTATTTATCTTATCCCCATGTGTTCAAGAGTTTTCAG ATATGGAGGCTATTTACAAGCTTCTTTTTCCTCGGCAAGTTCTCCATCAACTTTGGTATTCGCCTTCTGATGAT AGCAAGATATGGTGTGCAGTTGGAGAAGGGTTCATTTGAGAAGCGGACAGCAGATTTCTTGTGGATGATGATATTTGGTGCAATCTCGTTACTG GTACTGTCTGCTATTCCCTATCTCGAGACTTATTTGTTGGGTATTCCTATGGTTAGCATGCTTCTTTATGTCTGGAGCCGAGAGTACCCAAACTCTCAGATAAGCATGTATGGCCTCGTCCAATTGAGG TCATTTTATCTACCATGGGCTATGcttggattggatgtgatatttggCTCTCCAATATTGCCTGGCCTTTTGGGCATTATGGTTGGACATCTGTACTACTTCTTTACAGTGTTGTATCCGCTAGCTAGCGGAAAGAACTACCTCAAGACTCCTATGTGGGT ACACAAGATTGTTGCTCGATTCAGGTTGGGCGTGCAGGCAAACTCTCCAGTCCGGCCAGCTAACACAGGCCCTACTGCCTTCAGAGGAAGAGGCTATAGACTCAATCAGTAG